A genome region from Passer domesticus isolate bPasDom1 chromosome 25, bPasDom1.hap1, whole genome shotgun sequence includes the following:
- the LOC135286198 gene encoding omega-hydroxyceramide transacylase-like: MWRADFVSRTTITISAFAGEYDICPKDGPAAFLTFQLSDCILQISKMNLCRLLYIFQLPTLQVMDRFYVEGYQDTISFLKRLRDFQVNYFEGFTLSLAHEQTLHLKPQPRGLRSRATDHEDDTKENPGILQAEDGE, encoded by the exons ATGTGGAGAGCCGACTTCGTGTCCCGCACCACCATCACCATCTCTGCCTTCGCCGGCGAATACGACATCTGCCCCAAGGATGGCCCCGCTGCCTTCCTCACCTTCCAGCTCTCTGACTGCATCTTACAGATCTCAAAAATGAACCTCTGCCGCTTATTGTACATTTTTCAGCTTCCCACACTTcag GTCATGGACCGCTTTTATGTCGAGGGCTACCAGGACACGATCTCCTTCCTGAAAAGACTGA GGGATTTCCAGGTGAATTACTTTGAGGGCTTCACACTTTCCTTGGCCCACGAGCAAACTCTGCACCTGAAGCCACAACCGAGGGGTCTTCGCTCCAGAGCCACAGATCATGAGGATGACACCAAAGAGAATCCAGGGATCCTCCAGGCAGAGGATGGAGAATAG
- the PNPLA1 gene encoding omega-hydroxyceramide transacylase codes for MTVEDLRASSTPFSLSFSGSGFLALYQVGVVQSLLELAPELLKSACKVYGSSAGSLIAAAVVCGVGLDDLKEFFFALATEVRKTILGPLSPKCSLLANLKTVLQRMLPEDSYLLASGRLHISLTRVVDGQNVMASEFSSKEELIQALLCSCFLPIYCGFIPPSYRGVRYVDGGFTGLQPVSSLEEPVITVSPFTGELDICPRDCPAIFFCFQIFNGSIQISIENLCRISYALFPPSTMVLNDIFSQGYQDTALFLYRNNAFGFNYFDGNFRFGSTCGKNDSGKSNGTHPGLYKRVPQCLTPYFLPGLWKKEQVNGLQDPLAKVLLQPYRLPALFRKGVKKVWGLLEGVRSLVQRLHRLLQTLVPGLPKTAVDRRR; via the exons ATGACTGTGGAGGATCTCCGGGCTTCCAGCACCCCTTTCTCGCTCTCCTTTTCGGGCAGTGGCTTCCTGGCCCTGTACCAGGTTGGGGTGGTGCAGTCCCTGCTGGAGTTGGCTCCCGAGCTCCTCAAGTCTGCCTGCAAGGTCTACGGCTCCTCGGCCGGGTCGCTCATCGCTGCCGCTGTCGTGTGCGGCGTCGGCCTCG ATGACCTAAAGGAGTTTTTCTTTGCACTGGCAACAGAAGTCAGGAAAACCATCCTGGGCCCCCTGTCTCCCAAGTGCAGCTTGCTGGCCAATCTGAAGACGGTCCTGCAGCGGATGCTGCCCGAGGATTCCTACCTGCTGGCCTCGGGGCGGCTGCACATCTCACTGACACGCGTGGTGGACGGCCAGAACGTCATGGCCTCGGAGTTCAGCTCCAAGGAGGAGCTCATTCAG gctctcctctgcagctgctttctTCCAATTTACTGTGGATTCATCCCTCCATCCTACAGAGGAGTG CGCTACGTGGACGGAGGGTTCACGGGCCTGCAGCCCGtgtccagcctggaggagcccgTGATCACCGTGTCCCCGTTCACCGGCGAGCTGGACATCTGCCCCCGCGACTGCCCCGCCATCTTCTTCTGCTTCCAGATCTTCAATGGCAGCATCCAGATCTCCATAGAGAACCTCTGCAGGATCAGCTACGCTCTCTTTCCACCCAGCACCATG GTCTTGAACGACATTTTCTCCCAGGGGTACCAGGACACTGCCCTTTTCCTGTACAGGAACA ATGCCTTTGGCTTTAACTACTTCGATGGCAATTTCCGCTTCGGCAGCACCTGTGGGAAGAATGACTCTGGAAAATCCAATGGGACACACCCCGGCCTGTACAAAAGGGTCCCTCAGTGCCTGACCCCTTACTTCCTGCCAG GCTTGTGGAAGAAGGAGCAGGTGAATGGACTGCAGGACCCACTGGCAaaggtcctgctgcagccctacAGGCTCCCAGCCTTGTTCAGGAAGGG GGTGAAGAAGGTGTGGGGGCTGCTGGAAGGTGTCAGGTCCCTGGTACAACGACTCCACAGGCTCCTCCAAACCTTGGTGCCTGGTTTGCCTAAGACAGCCGTGGACAGGAggag GTAA
- the BCL2L14 gene encoding apoptosis facilitator Bcl-2-like protein 14 isoform X2, which translates to MESSTRAPAEEMPQWDVGRQPSGKILSLDRREAKKVLEIYVRRSLSCHENSLVAKKTLQEKDRGRGRKTDGLQRSESDFCTYSSAKASPRKDLEERLKAPDLEETLGDDSKAAQEVPKEGLKAKRKSTKNSSQSKTQRSGSKPVWLKGFLNLFLKKSPEDQKENTGQKAKEKDVKNQGSKPEGAKKHRVDSSTSPALGRALKKKPSLKKVFSLKKHGEEERGEPGSGARSKRPSCLPLRHVLGPAQPEAEQPDGCYTQVSQDIGLIVQGGESRGDTAGERGEPPEPPGTDGVDEAIKRIVALLRSAGDELDREVREDARLQLFFRDMSYSSFKNLADAYVQRELTASRPNVNPQEIQFAYTVHLTATVAGICSQAVNRIMGFGTRYLDDSFAPYGKILQNREKLRTDHCDSPD; encoded by the exons ATGGAAAg CAGCACTCGGGCTCCAGCTGAGGAGATGCCTCAGTGGGATGTGGGGAGGCAGCCGTCAGGCAAGATCCTCTCTCTGGACAGGCGAGAGGCCAAGAAGGTGCTGGAGATTTATGTCAGGCGCTCACTGAGCTGCCATGAAAACTCACTGGTggccaaaaaaaccctccaggAGAAAGACAGAGGACGAGGGAGGAAAACGGATGGGCTACAACGGTCAGAAAGTGATTTCTGCACGTACTCAAGTgccaaagccagccccaggaagGACCTGGAGGAGAGACTCAAAGCACCAGACCTGGAGGAGACTTTGGGTGATGACAGCAAAGCCGCCCAGGAGGTGCCTAAAGAGGGGCTGAAAGCCAAGAGAAAAAGCACAAAGAACTCTTCCCAGAGCAAAACACAGCGCTCGGGTTCAAAACCAGTCTGGCTGAAAGGTTTCCTAAATCTCTTCTTGAAGAAGAGCCCTGAGGACCAGAAGGAAAACACAGGgcaaaaagcaaaggagaaagaTGTCAAAAATCAGGGCTCCAAACCAGAAGGAGCCAAAAAACACAGAGTAGACTCCAGCACGTCCCCAGcgctgggcagagccctgaagaagaaacccagccTCAAGAAGGTTTTCTCCCTGAAGAAGCACGGGGAGGAGGAGCGGGGAGAGCCGGGATCCGGGGCGAGGAGCAAGCGCCCCAGCTGCCTTCCCCTGCGGCACGTCCtgggcccagcccagccag AGGCGGAGCAGCCCGACGGATGCTacacccaggtgtcccaggaCATCGGGCTGATCGTGCAGGGCGGCGAGAGCCGGGGGGACACGGCAGGAGAGCGTGgggagcccccagagccccccggcACCGACGGGGTCG ATGAAGCCATCAAGAGAATTGTTGCTCTGCTCCGGAGTGCAGGAGATGAGCTGGACAGGGAG GTGAGGGAGGACGCGCGGCTGCAGCTGTTCTTCAGGGACATGTCCTACAGCTCCTTCAAGAACCTGGCTGACGCCTACGTGCAGAGGGAGCTGACAGCCAGCAGGCCCAACGTCAACCCCCAGGAGATCCAGTTTGCCTACACGGTCCATCTCACCGCCACGGTGGCGGGGATCTGCAGCCAGGCAGTGAACAGGATCATGGGCTTCGGCACCCGATACCTGGATGATTCCTTCGCACCCTACGGCAAAATTCTCCAG AACAGAGAAAAGCTCAGGACAGACCACTGTGACAGCCCAGACTGA
- the BCL2L14 gene encoding apoptosis facilitator Bcl-2-like protein 14 isoform X1: MESSTRAPAEEMPQWDVGRQPSGKILSLDRREAKKVLEIYVRRSLSCHENSLVAKKTLQEKDRGRGRKTDGLQRSESDFCTYSSAKASPRKDLEERLKAPDLEETLGDDSKAAQEVPKEGLKAKRKSTKNSSQSKTQRSGSKPVWLKGFLNLFLKKSPEDQKENTGQKAKEKDVKNQGSKPEGAKKHRVDSSTSPALGRALKKKPSLKKVFSLKKHGEEERGEPGSGARSKRPSCLPLRHVLGPAQPEAEQPDGCYTQVSQDIGLIVQGGESRGDTAGERGEPPEPPGTDGVDEAIKRIVALLRSAGDELDREVREDARLQLFFRDMSYSSFKNLADAYVQRELTASRPNVNPQEIQFAYTVHLTATVAGICSQAVNRIMGFGTRYLDDSFAPYGKILQQNREKLRTDHCDSPD; this comes from the exons ATGGAAAg CAGCACTCGGGCTCCAGCTGAGGAGATGCCTCAGTGGGATGTGGGGAGGCAGCCGTCAGGCAAGATCCTCTCTCTGGACAGGCGAGAGGCCAAGAAGGTGCTGGAGATTTATGTCAGGCGCTCACTGAGCTGCCATGAAAACTCACTGGTggccaaaaaaaccctccaggAGAAAGACAGAGGACGAGGGAGGAAAACGGATGGGCTACAACGGTCAGAAAGTGATTTCTGCACGTACTCAAGTgccaaagccagccccaggaagGACCTGGAGGAGAGACTCAAAGCACCAGACCTGGAGGAGACTTTGGGTGATGACAGCAAAGCCGCCCAGGAGGTGCCTAAAGAGGGGCTGAAAGCCAAGAGAAAAAGCACAAAGAACTCTTCCCAGAGCAAAACACAGCGCTCGGGTTCAAAACCAGTCTGGCTGAAAGGTTTCCTAAATCTCTTCTTGAAGAAGAGCCCTGAGGACCAGAAGGAAAACACAGGgcaaaaagcaaaggagaaagaTGTCAAAAATCAGGGCTCCAAACCAGAAGGAGCCAAAAAACACAGAGTAGACTCCAGCACGTCCCCAGcgctgggcagagccctgaagaagaaacccagccTCAAGAAGGTTTTCTCCCTGAAGAAGCACGGGGAGGAGGAGCGGGGAGAGCCGGGATCCGGGGCGAGGAGCAAGCGCCCCAGCTGCCTTCCCCTGCGGCACGTCCtgggcccagcccagccag AGGCGGAGCAGCCCGACGGATGCTacacccaggtgtcccaggaCATCGGGCTGATCGTGCAGGGCGGCGAGAGCCGGGGGGACACGGCAGGAGAGCGTGgggagcccccagagccccccggcACCGACGGGGTCG ATGAAGCCATCAAGAGAATTGTTGCTCTGCTCCGGAGTGCAGGAGATGAGCTGGACAGGGAG GTGAGGGAGGACGCGCGGCTGCAGCTGTTCTTCAGGGACATGTCCTACAGCTCCTTCAAGAACCTGGCTGACGCCTACGTGCAGAGGGAGCTGACAGCCAGCAGGCCCAACGTCAACCCCCAGGAGATCCAGTTTGCCTACACGGTCCATCTCACCGCCACGGTGGCGGGGATCTGCAGCCAGGCAGTGAACAGGATCATGGGCTTCGGCACCCGATACCTGGATGATTCCTTCGCACCCTACGGCAAAATTCTCCAG CAGAACAGAGAAAAGCTCAGGACAGACCACTGTGACAGCCCAGACTGA